A single window of Malus sylvestris chromosome 5, drMalSylv7.2, whole genome shotgun sequence DNA harbors:
- the LOC126621983 gene encoding probable F-actin-capping protein subunit beta — MEAAMGLMRRMPPKHTETSLSALLSLLPQHSSDLLSQVDQPLQVLCDMEYGKEFILCEYNRDADSYRSPWSNKYHPPLEDGSLPSLELRKLEVEANDIFAIYRDQYYEGGISSVYMWEDDNEGFVGCFLIKKDGSKTGQGRRGYLQEGAWDAIHVIEVGPEEEGTAHYRLTSTVMLSLTTDNESSGTFSLSGSIRRQMNMHLSTEEGHLCNMGRMIEEMESKLRNSLDQVYFGKTKEMVCTLRPPSEVVMRLPDS; from the exons ATGGAAGCGGCGATGGGACTGATGCGGCGGATGCCTCCCAAGCACACCGAGACGTCTCTCTCCGcccttctctcccttctccctcAGCACTCATCCGATCTCCTCTCTCAAGTCGATCAGCCTCTCCAG GTTTTGTGCGATATGGAATACGGGAAGGAGTTCATTCTGTGTGAATATAACAGAGATGCAGACTCTTACAG ATCACCTTGGTCAAACAAATATCATCCGCCGCTAGAAGACGGCAGCCTCCCATCTTTAGAGCTGAGGAAACTTGAAGTTGAAGCCAACGACATCTTTGCCATATATCGTGACCA GTATTATGAAGGTGGCATTTCATCAGTTTATATGTGGGAGGATGATAACGAAGGTTTTGTAGGCtgctttttaataaaaaaag ATGGCTCCAAGACAGGGCAAGGTCGGCGAGGTTATCTGCAGGAGGGGGCATGGGATGCTATACATGTGATTGAG GTGGGTCCGGAGGAGGAAGGAACAGCCCATTACCGTTTAACAAGTACTGTTATGCTGTCTTTGACCACAGATAATGAGTCGTCAGGGACATTCAGTTTGTCTGGATCAATTAGACGACAG ATGAATATGCACCTGTCAACTGAAGAAGGCCATCTTTGTAACATGGGAAGAATGATCGAAGAAATGGAGAGCAAGCTGAGAAATTCACTGGATCAG GTTTATTTTGGGAAGACGAAAGAGATGGTTTGCACATTACGACCGCCATCTGAAGTAGTGATGAGACTGCCCGACAGCTGA